The following proteins are encoded in a genomic region of Pseudoxanthomonas suwonensis 11-1:
- a CDS encoding queuosine precursor transporter, giving the protein MEAAVATRPLQDRAVRLFIVLAAFFCANAVLAEFIGVKIFALEDTLGLAPLEWDLFGQTGSLSFTAGTLLWPIVFIMTDTINEFFGRRGVRFISWLAAGLICYGFLFAFVAISLAPAGWWREAAAAQGVPDYQAAFAAVFGQGLWTIAGSLVAFVVGQLIDVAVFHRIRKATGERHVWLRATGSTAVSQLIDSFVVIWIAFVLGPQKWPTSLFLAVSTLNYAYKMLFAIALIPLLYLMRRAIIGYLGADRARELREQAAA; this is encoded by the coding sequence ATGGAAGCCGCCGTGGCCACGCGTCCGCTGCAGGACCGCGCGGTCCGGCTGTTCATCGTCCTGGCGGCGTTCTTCTGCGCCAACGCGGTGCTGGCCGAGTTCATCGGGGTCAAGATCTTCGCGCTCGAGGACACGCTCGGGCTGGCACCGCTGGAGTGGGACCTGTTCGGCCAGACCGGGTCGCTGAGCTTCACCGCCGGCACCCTGCTCTGGCCGATCGTGTTCATCATGACGGACACCATCAACGAGTTCTTCGGGCGCCGCGGCGTGCGCTTCATCTCGTGGCTGGCGGCCGGACTGATCTGCTACGGCTTCCTGTTCGCCTTCGTCGCGATCTCGCTGGCGCCAGCCGGCTGGTGGCGCGAGGCCGCCGCCGCCCAGGGCGTGCCCGACTACCAGGCCGCGTTCGCCGCGGTGTTCGGCCAGGGCCTGTGGACCATCGCGGGCTCGCTGGTGGCCTTCGTGGTCGGCCAGCTGATCGACGTGGCCGTGTTCCACCGCATCCGCAAGGCCACCGGCGAACGCCACGTGTGGCTGCGCGCCACCGGTTCGACCGCGGTGTCGCAGCTGATCGACAGTTTCGTGGTGATCTGGATCGCCTTCGTGCTCGGCCCGCAGAAATGGCCGACCTCGTTGTTCCTGGCGGTCAGCACGCTCAACTACGCGTACAAGATGCTGTTCGCCATCGCCCTGATCCCGCTGCTGTACCTGATGCGGCGCGCGATCATCGGCTACCTCGGCGCGGACCGCGCGCGCGAACTGCGGGAACAGGCCGCGGCCTGA
- a CDS encoding DUF4442 domain-containing protein, with amino-acid sequence MSPSLMRHGMNLWPPFLFTGVHVAELSPDWRQARVELRLRPWNRNYVGTHFGGSLFAMTDPFWMLLLMHCLGRDYWVWDREGRIEFLRPGRTRVSTTFRVDDAVLEQIRAATAGGEKYLHWFENDVVDANGEVVARVHKQVYIRRKPDRRPVQGD; translated from the coding sequence ATGTCCCCCAGCCTGATGCGCCACGGGATGAACCTGTGGCCCCCGTTCCTGTTCACCGGCGTCCACGTGGCCGAACTGTCGCCGGACTGGCGCCAGGCCCGGGTGGAGCTGCGCCTGCGTCCCTGGAACCGCAACTACGTCGGCACCCACTTCGGCGGCAGCCTGTTCGCCATGACCGATCCGTTCTGGATGCTGCTGCTGATGCACTGCCTGGGCCGCGACTACTGGGTATGGGACCGCGAGGGCCGGATCGAATTCCTGCGCCCGGGGCGCACCAGGGTCTCCACCACCTTCCGGGTCGACGACGCGGTGCTGGAACAGATCCGCGCCGCCACCGCCGGCGGCGAGAAGTACCTGCACTGGTTCGAGAACGACGTGGTCGACGCCAACGGCGAGGTCGTGGCCCGGGTGCACAAGCAGGTCTACATCCGGCGCAAGCCGGACCGCCGTCCGGTTCAGGGCGACTGA
- the glmM gene encoding phosphoglucosamine mutase, whose product MSTARRYFGTDGIRGRVGQGPISADFVLRLGNALGRVLAAGRGTRPVVVIGKDTRISGYMFESALEAGLVAAGVNVQMLGPMPTPAVAFLTRTLGADAGIVISASHNPHYDNGIKFFSAEGEKLDDATELAIEAALDAPFATVESEYLGKVVRARDAVGRYIEFCKSSVPRGFDLRGLKLVLDCAHGATYHIAPLLFRELGAEVVAIGATPDGININAGVGSMHIGNLAAKVTEAGADLGIAFDGDGDRVLMVDASGRSVDGDGLLYVLARDWQASGRLRGPVVGTLMTNYGLERALEQAGIPFQRARVGDRYVHQALVEGDGVLGGEASGHLLCLDRATTGDAIVSALQVLDVLRRSGKRLDQALEGLATVPQSTINVRLDGAKATDVVAAEGVRQALQQAQAAVQGRGRAFLRPSGTEPVVRVTVEADDAGLMQHTLDTLAAAVRQAAG is encoded by the coding sequence ATGAGCACCGCCCGCCGCTATTTCGGGACCGACGGCATCCGTGGCCGGGTCGGGCAGGGGCCGATCTCGGCGGATTTCGTCCTGCGCCTGGGCAATGCCCTGGGTCGGGTCCTGGCCGCCGGGCGCGGAACCCGCCCGGTGGTGGTGATCGGCAAGGACACCCGCATCTCCGGCTACATGTTCGAGTCGGCGCTGGAAGCCGGCCTGGTCGCCGCCGGGGTGAACGTGCAGATGCTGGGCCCGATGCCCACGCCGGCCGTGGCCTTCCTGACCCGTACCCTGGGCGCCGATGCCGGCATCGTCATCAGTGCCTCGCACAACCCGCACTACGACAACGGCATCAAGTTCTTCTCCGCCGAGGGCGAGAAGCTCGACGACGCCACCGAGCTGGCGATCGAGGCCGCGCTGGACGCGCCGTTCGCCACGGTCGAATCCGAGTACCTGGGCAAGGTCGTGCGTGCCCGCGACGCGGTCGGCCGCTACATCGAGTTCTGCAAGTCCTCGGTGCCGCGCGGCTTCGACCTGCGCGGGCTGAAGCTGGTGCTGGACTGCGCCCACGGCGCCACCTACCACATCGCGCCGCTGCTGTTCCGCGAGCTGGGTGCCGAGGTGGTCGCGATCGGCGCGACCCCGGATGGCATCAACATCAATGCCGGCGTCGGCTCGATGCATATCGGCAACCTCGCCGCCAAGGTCACCGAAGCCGGCGCCGACCTCGGCATCGCCTTCGACGGCGACGGCGACCGCGTGCTGATGGTCGACGCCAGCGGCCGCAGCGTCGACGGCGACGGCCTGCTGTACGTACTGGCCCGCGACTGGCAGGCCAGCGGCCGCCTGCGCGGCCCGGTGGTCGGCACACTGATGACCAACTACGGCCTGGAGCGCGCGCTGGAGCAGGCGGGCATCCCGTTCCAGCGGGCCAGGGTCGGCGACCGCTATGTCCACCAGGCCCTGGTCGAGGGTGATGGCGTGCTCGGCGGCGAAGCTTCCGGCCACCTGCTGTGCCTGGACCGCGCCACCACCGGCGACGCCATCGTCAGCGCGCTGCAGGTTCTCGATGTCCTGCGCCGCAGCGGCAAGCGCCTGGACCAGGCCCTCGAAGGCCTGGCCACCGTGCCGCAGTCCACGATCAACGTGCGCCTCGATGGCGCGAAGGCGACCGACGTGGTCGCCGCCGAAGGCGTGCGCCAGGCGCTGCAGCAGGCCCAGGCCGCGGTGCAGGGTCGTGGCCGCGCGTTCCTGCGTCCTTCCGGCACCGAGCCGGTGGTGCGGGTCACGGTCGAGGCCGACGACGCAGGGCTGATGCAGCACACCCTCGATACCCTTGCCGCGGCCGTGCGCCAGGCGGCCGGCTGA
- a CDS encoding MBL fold metallo-hydrolase RNA specificity domain-containing protein, which yields MEIGFHGAAGGVTGSMHLVTVAGRRVLLDCGMLQGNREVEAGNAAAFPFDPASLDAVVASHAHIDHVGRLPLLVARGFRGPIWLQRATADLLPVMLEDAASLALSEAERANRRLRHGEPVRAPLFTMQDVAAVLELLRPLDYDARTTILPGVELALRDAGHILGSSIVELWGDARKLVFSGDLGPKGTPILRDPTAITGADLVVMESTYGDRDHRERASTVQELGEVFEHAWRERGTVLIPAFAVGRSQELLYWFARYWNEWNLERWRIFLDSPMAGKVVAVYERHHELFDEQARQVWRQKPSPFRLPNLHYTDSTPASIGINAIESGAIVIAGSGMANGGRIQHHLRHRLGRRDTHVVFVGYQAEGTLGRRLVERAPWVRIHGNDVRVAAQIHTVGGLSAHTDQRGLVAWYGQFRDAPPVALVHGEDRAREALAGELGRRFGARVELPQPGTRLVV from the coding sequence ATGGAGATCGGGTTCCATGGCGCGGCCGGCGGGGTGACCGGCTCGATGCACCTGGTAACGGTGGCCGGCCGGCGGGTCCTGCTGGACTGCGGGATGCTGCAGGGCAACCGCGAGGTCGAGGCCGGCAATGCCGCCGCGTTCCCGTTCGATCCGGCCAGCCTCGACGCGGTGGTCGCCAGCCACGCCCATATCGACCATGTCGGCCGCCTGCCGCTGCTGGTGGCGCGCGGCTTCCGCGGGCCGATCTGGCTGCAGCGGGCAACCGCCGACCTGTTGCCGGTGATGCTGGAGGACGCGGCCTCCCTGGCCCTGTCCGAGGCCGAGCGCGCCAACCGCCGCCTGCGCCATGGCGAGCCGGTGCGGGCCCCGCTGTTCACCATGCAGGACGTGGCCGCCGTGCTGGAACTGTTGCGGCCGCTGGACTACGACGCCCGCACCACCATCCTGCCGGGAGTCGAGCTGGCCCTGCGCGATGCGGGCCATATCCTCGGTTCGTCCATCGTCGAGCTGTGGGGCGACGCCCGCAAGCTGGTGTTCTCCGGCGACCTGGGCCCGAAGGGGACCCCGATCCTGCGCGATCCCACCGCCATCACCGGGGCCGACCTGGTGGTGATGGAGTCCACCTACGGTGACCGCGATCACCGAGAGCGCGCCTCCACCGTGCAGGAGCTGGGCGAGGTGTTCGAGCATGCGTGGCGCGAACGCGGCACGGTGCTGATCCCGGCCTTCGCCGTTGGCCGCAGCCAGGAGCTGTTGTACTGGTTCGCCCGCTACTGGAACGAGTGGAACCTCGAGCGCTGGCGGATCTTCCTCGACAGCCCGATGGCCGGGAAGGTGGTCGCGGTGTACGAGCGCCACCACGAACTGTTCGACGAGCAGGCGCGCCAGGTATGGCGGCAGAAGCCGTCGCCATTCCGCCTGCCCAACCTGCACTACACCGACAGCACCCCGGCATCGATCGGGATCAATGCCATCGAGTCCGGGGCGATCGTGATCGCCGGCTCGGGCATGGCCAACGGCGGGCGCATCCAGCACCACCTGCGCCACCGCCTCGGGCGCCGCGACACCCACGTGGTGTTCGTTGGCTACCAGGCCGAGGGCACCCTGGGCCGGCGCCTGGTCGAGCGCGCGCCGTGGGTGCGCATCCATGGCAACGATGTTCGGGTGGCGGCACAGATCCATACCGTCGGCGGGCTGTCCGCGCACACCGACCAGCGCGGCCTGGTGGCCTGGTACGGGCAGTTCCGCGACGCGCCTCCAGTGGCGCTGGTGCACGGCGAGGACCGTGCTCGCGAAGCGCTGGCCGGGGAACTCGGGCGCCGGTTCGGCGCCCGGGTCGAACTGCCGCAGCCGGGTACGCGCCTGGTGGTCTGA
- the secG gene encoding preprotein translocase subunit SecG, with translation MLMLILNVVYVLVAIAMIVLILLQRGAGAAAGSGFGAGASGTVFGARGASNFLSKSTKWLAVVFFGISLFMAWYATHSARPVVQQDLGVMGQLEVPAAPVAAPGELPPPAAASEVPAAAPAASEVPAPAQEENAQEAATPAE, from the coding sequence ATGCTGATGCTGATCCTCAACGTGGTGTACGTGCTGGTGGCGATCGCCATGATCGTGCTGATCCTGCTGCAGCGCGGCGCCGGTGCGGCCGCCGGCTCCGGCTTCGGCGCCGGTGCCTCCGGCACCGTGTTCGGCGCGCGCGGCGCGTCCAACTTCCTTTCCAAGAGCACCAAGTGGCTGGCCGTGGTGTTCTTCGGCATCAGCCTGTTCATGGCCTGGTACGCGACCCATAGCGCGCGCCCGGTGGTGCAGCAGGACCTGGGCGTGATGGGCCAGCTGGAAGTCCCGGCTGCCCCGGTCGCCGCCCCGGGCGAGCTGCCGCCGCCGGCTGCCGCCTCCGAGGTCCCGGCCGCCGCGCCGGCCGCCAGCGAGGTCCCGGCACCGGCGCAGGAAGAAAATGCGCAAGAGGCTGCTACTCCGGCCGAGTAA
- a CDS encoding phytoene desaturase family protein: MRKHDTRCDVLLVGGGHNGLVCATYLARAGLKVTVLERRGVVGGAAVTEEFHPGFRNSVASYTVSLLQPKVIQDLDLHAHGLRVVLRRHNNFLPLPDGRYLLTGAGRTAEEVAKFSRRDAEALPAYEARLEAMADVLRALALQPPPNVTDGSWLQALPGLLRTARLGRQLHALDPALRQDLLDLFTISAAEYLDRWFESDPIKALFGFDGIVGNYASPYAPGTAYVLLHHVFGEANGVKGAWGHAIGGMGAITQAMARAAEAAGVRIRTGQGVERVLVNDGRATGVVTSAGETLKARAVVANVNPKLLYQRLLPADAVPPATAERMRNWRCGSGTFRMNVALSRAPDFSALPGQGDHLTAGIILAPSLDYMDRAWRDAREQGWSREPIVEMLVPSTLDDSLAPPGQHVASLFCQHVAPELPGGRCWDDHREEVADLMVATVDRHAPGFAASVVGRQVLSPLDLEREFGLVGGDIFHGALSLNQLFSARPMLGQANYRGAIPGLYLCGSGTHPGGGVTGAPGHNAAQVVIADLR, encoded by the coding sequence ATGCGAAAACACGACACGCGATGCGACGTGCTGCTGGTCGGCGGCGGCCACAACGGCCTGGTCTGCGCGACCTACCTGGCCCGCGCCGGGCTGAAAGTGACCGTTCTCGAGCGCCGCGGCGTGGTCGGCGGCGCCGCGGTGACCGAGGAGTTCCATCCCGGCTTCCGCAATTCGGTGGCCTCGTACACCGTGTCGCTGCTGCAGCCGAAGGTGATCCAGGACCTCGACCTGCACGCCCACGGCCTGCGCGTGGTCCTGCGCCGGCACAACAACTTCCTGCCGCTGCCGGATGGACGCTACCTGCTTACCGGCGCCGGCCGCACCGCGGAGGAGGTCGCGAAGTTCTCCCGGCGCGACGCCGAGGCGCTACCGGCCTACGAGGCGCGGCTGGAGGCGATGGCCGACGTGCTGCGCGCGCTGGCCCTGCAGCCGCCACCCAACGTCACCGACGGAAGCTGGCTGCAGGCGTTGCCCGGACTGCTGCGCACCGCGCGCCTGGGCCGGCAGCTGCACGCGCTGGATCCGGCCCTGCGCCAGGACCTGCTGGACCTGTTCACCATCTCCGCCGCCGAGTACCTGGACCGCTGGTTCGAGAGCGATCCGATCAAGGCCCTGTTCGGCTTCGACGGCATCGTCGGCAACTACGCCAGCCCCTACGCGCCGGGCACGGCCTACGTGCTGCTGCACCACGTGTTCGGCGAGGCCAACGGGGTCAAGGGCGCCTGGGGCCACGCCATCGGCGGCATGGGCGCGATCACCCAGGCGATGGCGCGCGCGGCCGAAGCCGCCGGTGTCCGGATCCGGACCGGGCAGGGCGTGGAGCGCGTACTGGTCAACGACGGCCGCGCCACCGGCGTGGTGACCTCGGCCGGCGAGACATTGAAGGCCCGCGCGGTGGTCGCCAACGTCAACCCGAAGCTGCTGTACCAGCGGCTGCTGCCGGCCGACGCGGTGCCGCCGGCCACCGCCGAGCGCATGCGCAACTGGCGCTGCGGCTCGGGCACCTTCCGCATGAACGTGGCGCTGTCGCGCGCGCCGGATTTCAGCGCGCTGCCAGGGCAGGGCGACCACCTCACCGCGGGCATCATCCTGGCGCCGAGCCTGGACTACATGGACCGGGCCTGGCGCGATGCGCGCGAACAGGGCTGGTCGCGCGAGCCTATCGTGGAAATGCTGGTGCCCTCGACCCTGGACGATTCGCTGGCACCGCCGGGCCAGCACGTGGCCAGCCTGTTCTGCCAGCACGTGGCGCCGGAGCTGCCGGGTGGACGATGCTGGGACGACCACCGCGAGGAGGTGGCCGACCTGATGGTCGCCACCGTGGACCGCCATGCGCCAGGCTTCGCCGCCTCGGTCGTGGGCCGCCAGGTGCTCTCGCCGCTGGACCTGGAGCGCGAGTTCGGGCTGGTCGGCGGCGACATCTTCCATGGCGCGCTGAGCCTCAACCAGCTGTTCTCGGCACGACCGATGCTGGGCCAGGCGAACTACCGCGGGGCGATCCCGGGCCTGTACCTGTGCGGCTCAGGCACCCACCCGGGCGGCGGCGTCACCGGCGCACCGGGCCACAATGCGGCGCAGGTGGTGATCGCGGACCTGCGTTGA
- a CDS encoding isopenicillin N synthase family dioxygenase, producing MSARIPTFDITRYDTDREAFVAELGAAYREWGFAGISNHGIPPELIDNAYAAFQKFFALPEEVKKKYHVPGGGGARGYTPFGVETAKGSKHFDLKEFWHIGREIPDDSKYREVMAPNLWPEEVPEFREYGYALYQALDSLGSRVLSALALHIGLPEDFFADKTNFGNSILRPIHYPPITADDIPNVRAGAHGDINFITLLVGASAAGLEVRSHEGEWVPFTSEGDTIVVNIGDMLERLTNHVYPSTIHRVVNPPGEAARKPRYSVPFFLHPNPDFLIDVLPSCVSAENPSRYPEPITAQGFLEQRLREIKLK from the coding sequence ATGTCCGCCCGTATCCCCACCTTCGACATCACCCGCTACGACACCGACCGCGAGGCCTTCGTGGCCGAGCTCGGTGCGGCCTACCGCGAGTGGGGCTTTGCCGGCATCAGCAACCACGGCATCCCGCCGGAACTGATCGACAACGCCTACGCCGCCTTCCAGAAGTTCTTCGCGCTTCCCGAGGAGGTGAAGAAGAAGTACCACGTGCCCGGCGGCGGCGGCGCCCGCGGCTACACCCCGTTCGGCGTGGAAACGGCCAAGGGCAGCAAGCACTTCGACCTCAAGGAGTTCTGGCACATCGGCCGCGAGATCCCGGACGACTCCAAGTACCGCGAGGTCATGGCCCCGAACCTGTGGCCGGAGGAAGTGCCGGAGTTCCGCGAGTACGGCTATGCCCTGTACCAGGCGCTGGATTCGCTGGGTTCGCGCGTGCTGAGCGCGCTGGCGCTGCACATCGGCCTGCCGGAGGACTTCTTCGCCGACAAGACCAACTTCGGCAACTCGATCCTGCGCCCGATCCACTACCCGCCGATCACCGCCGACGACATCCCCAACGTGCGCGCCGGCGCGCATGGCGACATCAACTTCATCACCCTGCTGGTGGGCGCCAGCGCCGCCGGCCTGGAAGTGCGCTCGCACGAGGGTGAGTGGGTGCCGTTCACCTCCGAGGGCGACACCATCGTGGTCAACATCGGCGACATGCTCGAGCGCCTGACCAACCACGTGTACCCGTCGACCATCCACCGCGTGGTCAACCCCCCGGGCGAGGCGGCACGCAAGCCGCGCTACTCGGTGCCGTTCTTCCTGCACCCGAACCCGGACTTCCTGATCGACGTGCTGCCGTCCTGCGTGAGCGCGGAAAACCCCAGCCGCTATCCAGAGCCGATCACCGCCCAGGGCTTCCTCGAGCAGCGCCTGCGCGAGATCAAGCTGAAGTAA
- a CDS encoding NuoB/complex I 20 kDa subunit family protein produces the protein MGVIQTIDRLMTNPMPEARVEDILRPAGENPLLEKGYVTTSVDALVNWARTGSMWPMTFGLACCAVEMMHAGAARLDLDRYGVVFRPSPRQSDVMIVAGTLVNKMAPALRKVYDQMPDPKWVISMGSCANGGGYYHYSYSVVRGCDRIVPVDIYVPGCPPTAEALVYGILQLQKKIWRTQTVAANKNNTIAR, from the coding sequence ATGGGAGTGATCCAAACCATCGACCGCCTGATGACCAACCCGATGCCGGAAGCACGGGTCGAGGACATCCTGCGGCCCGCCGGCGAGAACCCGCTCCTGGAGAAGGGTTACGTCACCACCAGCGTCGACGCACTGGTCAACTGGGCGCGCACCGGCTCGATGTGGCCGATGACCTTCGGCCTGGCCTGCTGCGCGGTCGAGATGATGCACGCCGGCGCCGCGCGCCTGGACCTGGACCGCTACGGCGTGGTGTTCCGCCCGTCGCCGCGCCAGTCCGACGTGATGATCGTGGCCGGCACCCTGGTCAACAAGATGGCCCCGGCGCTGCGCAAGGTCTACGACCAGATGCCCGACCCGAAGTGGGTGATCTCCATGGGCAGCTGCGCCAACGGCGGCGGCTACTACCACTACTCGTACTCGGTGGTGCGCGGCTGCGACCGCATCGTGCCGGTGGACATCTACGTGCCCGGCTGCCCGCCGACGGCCGAGGCGCTGGTCTACGGCATCCTGCAGCTGCAGAAGAAGATCTGGCGCACGCAGACGGTGGCGGCGAACAAGAACAACACCATCGCCCGCTGA
- the tpiA gene encoding triose-phosphate isomerase: protein MRRRIVAGNWKLYGTRDFATSLVAEVAGQAPVEGVELVVMPPMPYLGDLIEDFEGSALQFGAQDVSPHGEGAYTGEVSARMVADVGARYTLCGHSERRRYHAESSELVARKVKAALEAGLVPVLCVGEHLEDREAGRAEEVIASQLQPVLDLVGAGGLANAVVAYEPCWAIGTGRTASPEQAQEIHAFIRRQIARHDARIADSLPILYGGSVKPDNAGALCAQPDVDGGLIGGASLVAADFLAIARAAAAAR, encoded by the coding sequence ATGCGTCGCAGGATCGTCGCGGGCAACTGGAAACTCTATGGCACGCGGGACTTCGCCACCTCGCTGGTGGCGGAAGTCGCAGGCCAGGCCCCGGTCGAGGGCGTGGAGCTGGTGGTCATGCCACCGATGCCCTACCTGGGCGACCTGATCGAGGACTTCGAGGGTTCGGCCCTGCAGTTCGGTGCCCAGGACGTCAGTCCGCACGGCGAGGGCGCCTATACCGGCGAGGTCTCGGCGCGGATGGTGGCCGACGTCGGTGCGCGCTACACCCTGTGCGGCCATTCCGAGCGCCGCCGCTACCACGCCGAATCCAGCGAGCTGGTCGCGCGCAAGGTCAAGGCGGCCCTCGAGGCCGGCCTGGTCCCGGTGCTGTGCGTGGGCGAGCACCTGGAGGACCGCGAGGCCGGGCGTGCCGAGGAAGTCATCGCCTCCCAGCTGCAGCCGGTGCTGGACCTGGTCGGGGCCGGGGGCTTGGCCAACGCCGTGGTGGCCTACGAGCCGTGCTGGGCCATCGGCACGGGCCGGACCGCCTCCCCGGAGCAGGCCCAGGAGATCCACGCATTCATCCGTCGCCAGATCGCCAGGCACGATGCTAGAATTGCGGATTCGCTGCCGATCCTGTACGGCGGCAGCGTGAAGCCCGACAACGCCGGTGCGCTGTGTGCGCAGCCGGACGTGGACGGCGGGCTGATCGGTGGCGCCTCCCTGGTGGCCGCCGATTTCCTTGCCATTGCCCGGGCCGCTGCGGCGGCCCGGTAA
- a CDS encoding DUF502 domain-containing protein: MTPATPAPQRASLQRLFITGLLTLLPLWLTWVVVKFVFVLLSGISSPWVGPLSRRIAASFPAYLGWFQALWVQNTIAMLATLLVILGVGVLARRVVGQRLLRWFEALIARVPLANVIYTSSRKLLDILQTKPGSTQRVVLIDFPHRDMKSIGLVTRVLREEGTGRELAAVYVPTTPNPTSGYLEVVPVELLTPTDWTVDQAMSFIISGGAVAPETMPFTRAMDR; encoded by the coding sequence ATGACCCCCGCCACCCCAGCGCCGCAGCGCGCATCGCTGCAACGCCTGTTCATCACCGGACTGCTGACCCTGCTGCCGCTGTGGCTGACCTGGGTGGTGGTGAAGTTCGTCTTCGTCCTGCTTTCCGGCATCAGCAGCCCCTGGGTGGGACCGCTGTCGCGGCGCATCGCCGCGTCCTTCCCCGCCTACCTGGGCTGGTTCCAGGCCCTGTGGGTGCAGAACACCATCGCCATGCTCGCCACGCTGCTGGTGATCCTGGGCGTGGGCGTGCTGGCGCGGCGCGTGGTCGGCCAGCGCCTGCTGCGCTGGTTCGAGGCGCTGATCGCGCGGGTGCCGCTGGCCAACGTGATCTACACCAGCTCGCGCAAGCTGCTGGACATCCTCCAGACCAAGCCGGGCAGCACCCAGCGCGTGGTGCTGATCGACTTCCCGCACCGTGACATGAAGTCCATCGGCCTGGTCACCCGGGTGCTGCGCGAGGAAGGCACCGGGCGCGAGCTGGCGGCGGTGTACGTGCCGACCACGCCCAACCCCACCTCGGGCTACCTGGAGGTGGTGCCGGTGGAGCTGCTGACGCCCACCGACTGGACCGTGGACCAGGCCATGAGCTTCATCATCTCCGGCGGCGCCGTGGCCCCGGAGACCATGCCCTTCACCCGGGCCATGGACCGCTGA
- a CDS encoding NADH-quinone oxidoreductase subunit A, whose product MLAQYLPTLLFLIVATGIGVALIIVGRVLGPRSPDPRKLSPYECGFEAFEDARMKFDVRYYLIAIQFIVFDLEIIFIVPWTLVFQDLGPRALVTMGLFVGMLFLGFVYVWKKGALEWE is encoded by the coding sequence GTGCTGGCCCAATACCTGCCGACCCTGTTGTTCCTGATCGTGGCCACCGGTATCGGCGTCGCGCTGATCATCGTCGGCCGCGTGCTCGGACCCCGTAGCCCGGACCCCCGCAAGCTGTCGCCCTACGAGTGCGGCTTCGAGGCGTTCGAGGACGCGCGCATGAAGTTCGACGTGCGCTACTACCTCATCGCGATCCAGTTCATCGTCTTCGACCTGGAAATCATCTTCATCGTGCCGTGGACCCTCGTGTTCCAGGACCTGGGGCCGCGCGCGCTGGTCACCATGGGCCTGTTCGTGGGCATGCTGTTCCTCGGCTTCGTCTACGTCTGGAAGAAGGGAGCGCTCGAATGGGAGTGA
- the accD gene encoding acetyl-CoA carboxylase, carboxyltransferase subunit beta, protein MSWLSKLMPSGIRTESASNRKRSVPEGLWEKCDRCGVALYRPELEENLEVCPKCAFHMPIRARARLASLFDPGTTTEIAARLAPVDVLKFRDQKRYADRIKSTQKATGEYDALVAMEGRLKGRPLVASSFDFAYMGGSMGSVVGEKFTLAAERALELGAPFVNFSASGGARMQESLFSLMQMAKTSAALGRLRAAGIPYISVLTHPTTGGVSASFAMLGDLNIAEPEALIGFAGPRVIEQTVREKLPEGFQRSEFLLEHGAIDQICDRRELRDRLATLLAMMTRQPKPEDTDGALDAA, encoded by the coding sequence ATGAGCTGGCTCAGCAAACTGATGCCCTCCGGCATCCGCACCGAAAGCGCCTCCAACCGCAAGCGCAGCGTCCCCGAGGGCCTGTGGGAGAAGTGCGACCGCTGTGGCGTCGCGCTGTACCGCCCGGAGCTGGAGGAGAACCTGGAGGTGTGCCCGAAGTGCGCCTTCCACATGCCGATCCGTGCCCGCGCCCGCCTGGCCTCGCTGTTCGACCCCGGCACCACCACCGAGATCGCCGCCCGCCTGGCGCCGGTGGACGTGCTCAAGTTCCGCGACCAGAAGCGCTACGCCGACCGCATCAAGTCCACCCAGAAGGCGACCGGCGAGTACGACGCCCTGGTCGCGATGGAAGGCAGGCTCAAGGGCAGGCCGCTGGTGGCCAGCTCGTTCGACTTCGCCTACATGGGCGGTTCGATGGGCTCGGTGGTGGGCGAGAAGTTCACCCTGGCCGCCGAGCGCGCGCTGGAGCTGGGCGCCCCGTTCGTCAACTTCTCCGCCTCCGGCGGCGCGCGCATGCAGGAGAGCCTGTTCTCGCTGATGCAGATGGCCAAGACCTCGGCCGCGCTGGGCCGCCTGCGCGCGGCCGGCATCCCGTACATCTCGGTGCTGACCCACCCGACCACCGGTGGCGTGTCGGCCTCGTTCGCGATGCTGGGCGACCTCAACATCGCCGAGCCGGAAGCCCTGATCGGCTTCGCCGGCCCGCGCGTGATCGAGCAGACCGTGCGCGAGAAGCTGCCTGAAGGCTTCCAGCGCTCGGAGTTCCTGCTCGAGCATGGCGCCATCGACCAGATCTGCGACCGCCGCGAGCTGCGCGACCGCCTGGCCACCCTGCTGGCGATGATGACCCGCCAGCCGAAGCCCGAAGACACCGACGGCGCGCTGGACGCGGCATGA